The following is a genomic window from Flavobacteriales bacterium.
GCACCGCGAGGCGCGAATTTGCCTTACCTTAGATGCCTATGAACGAGCATTTGGACCCGACCGGAGAGGAGTGGGGCCCCGAGGAACAGGAACTCGATCGGGCACTGAGGCCAAAGGGATTTGGTGAATTCGCTGGTCAACGACAAGTAGTGGACAATTTAGAGGTATTCGTCGAGGCGTCGAACCGCCGGGGCGATGCTCTAGACCATGTGCTATTGCACGGACCTCCCGGTCTCGGAAAAACGACCTTGGCCCATATCATCGCAAACGAACTCGGAGTCAATATCAAAGTTGCCAGCGGACCCGTATTGGATAAGCCGGGCGACCTCGCCGGACTCCTAACCAACCTCGAAAACCGCGATGTGCTCTTCATTGATGAAGTACACCGCATGTCCTCCGTTATTGAAGAATACCTGTATTCGGCCATGGAGGATTTTAAGATCGATATCATGATCGACAGTGGGCCCAATGCCCGTACGGTACAAATCAACCTGAACCCATTCACCCTAATCGGTGCCACCACGCGAAGCGGCTTATTAACCTCTCCGCTACGGGCTCGTTTTGGGATAAACAGTCGCCTACAATACTACGATGTGGAATTATTGACCCACATCGTTCACCGTTCGGCCGATATCCTAGATGTGCCGATCACAGATGAGGCGGCTATTGAGATCGCCGTACGAAGCCGAGGAACGCCCCGTATAGCGAATGCCCTGCTTCGCCGAGTGCGCGACTTTGCGGAGGTCAAAGGAAATGGCTCCATCGACATGGCCATAGCCAAACACGGACTCGGAGCCTTACACGTCGATCAACACGGACTCGACGAAATGGACAATCGAATTCTGTCGACGGTCATCGAGAAATTTAAAGGTGGACCGGTCGGACTCAGCACCATAGCAACGGCAGTGGGTGAAAATGCGGGCACCCTCGAAGAAGTGTACGAACCCTTCCTCATTCAGCAAGGATACCTCATGCGGACCCCCCGTGGACGACAGGTAACCGAGCTCGCGTACAAACACCTCGGCGTTAAACCCTCAGGAGATCAAAACTCGCTGTTCTGATGAGCCTCCCCGATACTTCGCATCGGGCCGAGTTCATCAAGCATCAAGCCGTGAGGCTTGGATTCTTGGGCTGCGGTATATCCAGGGCGGACATTCTGGAAGAAGAGGCTCCACGGCTCGAAAAATGGCTTCAAAGCGGCATGCACGGTTCTATGTCGTACATGGAAAACCACTTCGATAAGCGACTCGACCCGCGGAAGCTGGTTCCAGGCGCCGGATCTGTGATTTCACTGACCTTCAATTACTACACCGATCAACGGCAACACGACCCCGATGCACCGAAGATCTCGCAATATGCCTACGGAACCGATTACCACTTTGTAATAAAGGATAAACTGAAGGAGCTATTGCACGAAATGCGGACGGAATTCGGCGATGTCGATGGGCGCATTTTCGTCGATTCGGCTCCCGTGCTCGACAAAGCCTGGGCAATGCGCTCTGGACTCGGCTGGATGGGTAAGAACACCAACGTCATTCACCCGAAGGAAGGTTCCTTCTTTTTTATCGCTGAGATTATTTGTGATCTCGATCTTCAGGCCGATACGCCGATGTCGGACTATTGCGGTACGTGCACTCGGTGCATAGACGCCTGTCCGACCAACGCCATCATAGAACCCTACGTGGTCGATGGTAGCAAGTGTATTTCGCACTTCACCATTGAATTGAAGGGCGCCCTCCCGGGCGGATACGCCGACCAGTTCGATAATTGGATGTTTGGTTGTGACGTTTGTCAGGACGTGTGCCCGTGGAACAGGTTTTCAAAACCGCACAACGAACCGGCGTTTGACCCGCACCCCAGCCTCTTGAGTATGGGAAAATCGGAGTGGCAAGAACTCACTCGAGAAACATTCAATGAAATTTTTAAGAAATCGGCGGTAAAACGCACGAAGTACGAAGGCCTTAAACGAAATATCGCCTACCTATTCGATTCCGAGCGCCTCGATTGATATACGGTCGGGATAATCGGTGATGATGCCGTCGACCCCCATCTCCAACATGACCTCAGCATCGGGGAGGTAGTTAACGGTCCACGGGATAACGCGGAT
Proteins encoded in this region:
- the ruvB gene encoding Holliday junction branch migration DNA helicase RuvB, whose product is MNEHLDPTGEEWGPEEQELDRALRPKGFGEFAGQRQVVDNLEVFVEASNRRGDALDHVLLHGPPGLGKTTLAHIIANELGVNIKVASGPVLDKPGDLAGLLTNLENRDVLFIDEVHRMSSVIEEYLYSAMEDFKIDIMIDSGPNARTVQINLNPFTLIGATTRSGLLTSPLRARFGINSRLQYYDVELLTHIVHRSADILDVPITDEAAIEIAVRSRGTPRIANALLRRVRDFAEVKGNGSIDMAIAKHGLGALHVDQHGLDEMDNRILSTVIEKFKGGPVGLSTIATAVGENAGTLEEVYEPFLIQQGYLMRTPRGRQVTELAYKHLGVKPSGDQNSLF
- the queG gene encoding tRNA epoxyqueuosine(34) reductase QueG; translated protein: MSLPDTSHRAEFIKHQAVRLGFLGCGISRADILEEEAPRLEKWLQSGMHGSMSYMENHFDKRLDPRKLVPGAGSVISLTFNYYTDQRQHDPDAPKISQYAYGTDYHFVIKDKLKELLHEMRTEFGDVDGRIFVDSAPVLDKAWAMRSGLGWMGKNTNVIHPKEGSFFFIAEIICDLDLQADTPMSDYCGTCTRCIDACPTNAIIEPYVVDGSKCISHFTIELKGALPGGYADQFDNWMFGCDVCQDVCPWNRFSKPHNEPAFDPHPSLLSMGKSEWQELTRETFNEIFKKSAVKRTKYEGLKRNIAYLFDSERLD